From the Gordonia bronchialis DSM 43247 genome, one window contains:
- a CDS encoding AraC family transcriptional regulator yields MSETRQYGEIAAESAPNPTVDAADRHPGGHRIARHHHLTHQIVYASSGLVEVTTQAGTWVAPPDRAIWIPALAWHEHRFYGNTEFNCVSIEPSARPFADDAPVVVAVTGLVRELIVEGSRTSDPTCPAQQRLRSVLLDQLRRTDETALSLRTPSDDRLVHACAIVTADLTRNHSLADLGRTVGASKRTLSRLLRDELGLTYPQWRTSVRLHRALILLAEGAGVTEVAHRCGWATPSAFIDAYRRVLGHTPGSRRAPARV; encoded by the coding sequence ATGTCGGAAACCCGCCAGTACGGTGAGATCGCTGCCGAGTCGGCACCGAACCCCACCGTCGACGCCGCAGATCGGCATCCCGGCGGGCACCGCATCGCCCGGCATCACCATCTGACCCACCAGATCGTCTACGCCAGCAGCGGCCTGGTGGAGGTGACGACGCAAGCCGGGACGTGGGTGGCCCCGCCCGACCGTGCGATCTGGATACCGGCCCTCGCCTGGCACGAACACCGCTTCTATGGCAACACCGAGTTCAATTGCGTCTCCATCGAACCGTCGGCGCGGCCTTTCGCCGACGACGCACCGGTGGTCGTGGCCGTCACCGGACTGGTTCGCGAACTCATCGTCGAAGGCTCCCGCACCTCCGACCCGACGTGTCCCGCACAGCAGCGACTTCGCTCGGTGCTGCTCGACCAGTTGCGACGCACCGACGAGACCGCGCTCTCGCTGCGGACCCCGAGCGATGATCGTCTGGTGCACGCCTGCGCCATCGTCACCGCAGACCTCACCCGCAATCACTCCCTCGCCGACCTGGGCCGGACGGTGGGCGCAAGTAAGCGCACGCTGAGCCGACTACTCCGGGACGAACTCGGACTGACCTACCCGCAGTGGCGGACCAGTGTCCGGCTGCATCGGGCGCTGATCCTGCTCGCCGAAGGCGCCGGGGTCACCGAGGTGGCGCATCGTTGCGGCTGGGCGACGCCGAGCGCGTTCATCGACGCCTATCGGCGTGTACTCGGCCATACCCCCGGGTCACGTCGCGCGCCCGCACGCGTCTGA
- a CDS encoding MBL fold metallo-hydrolase — MTSAAPITDTYTGDLSASKTPQRRTLDSASIVKLSVGPMDNNVYIVTSRATGEQLIIDAANDAEDILAVLDQLPGTPALILTTHQHYDHWQALKEVAAATGVPTAAGRLDAAELPVTPDRLIDDGDVITVGDLAFDAIHLVGHTPGSIALALTDGDTVHLFTGDSLFPGGVGKTWQPGDFETLLDDVSTKLFDRYDDSTVVYPGHGKDTTLGAERPSLPEWRERGW, encoded by the coding sequence ATGACCTCAGCAGCCCCCATCACCGACACCTACACCGGCGACCTCTCCGCATCGAAGACACCTCAGCGCCGAACCCTGGACTCGGCGTCGATCGTCAAACTCTCGGTGGGTCCGATGGACAACAACGTTTACATCGTGACCTCCCGCGCGACCGGCGAGCAGCTGATCATCGACGCCGCGAACGACGCCGAGGACATCCTCGCCGTCCTCGACCAACTACCCGGAACCCCGGCACTGATCCTCACCACCCACCAGCACTACGACCACTGGCAGGCACTGAAAGAGGTCGCCGCGGCGACCGGTGTGCCCACCGCCGCCGGTCGGCTCGACGCCGCCGAACTGCCGGTGACGCCCGATCGCCTCATCGACGACGGCGACGTCATCACCGTCGGGGACCTGGCCTTCGACGCGATCCACCTCGTCGGGCACACCCCGGGATCCATCGCGCTGGCACTCACCGACGGTGACACCGTGCATCTGTTCACCGGCGACTCGCTATTCCCCGGCGGGGTCGGCAAGACCTGGCAGCCGGGTGACTTCGAGACCCTGCTCGACGACGTCAGCACCAAGCTCTTCGACCGCTACGACGACTCCACGGTCGTCTACCCGGGCCACGGCAAGGACACCACACTGGGTGCCGAACGACCGTCGCTGCCCGAGTGGCGCGAACGCGGATGGTGA
- a CDS encoding DoxX family protein, with amino-acid sequence MILRRIARPMLASVFVYAGIDSLRNPTHRADVARDFVNEAVDKLPDEATAKVPTDPETLVRINGAIQVGSGLLLATGKFPRVAASTLAVSLVPTTVAGHAFWEETDPAKRAQQRTQFLKNLSLLGGLLITAADTEGKPSLAWRGKKKAGAAGDAIAAALPIGAAAGTSTWESLRERTHEGAEVLGERSSEAGEYVKEGAHLLSERSAEAAAKIREHAPEIAEAARERSADAAAKFQKHAPEIADAARERSAELAEKAADAASVVADRIRDRAPEVADAARERSSGLARFARKRGPEIADTARERSADLADAARAKSNELADLARTKGPQVAEVARGKGAELADAARERSADVADSARALAASASDTADEGRRRWRKARS; translated from the coding sequence ATGATCCTCCGCCGTATCGCCCGTCCCATGCTCGCCTCGGTCTTCGTCTACGCGGGCATCGACTCCCTCCGGAATCCCACACACCGCGCCGACGTGGCGCGTGACTTCGTGAACGAGGCCGTAGACAAGCTGCCGGACGAGGCAACGGCAAAGGTGCCCACCGATCCCGAGACCCTCGTCCGGATCAACGGTGCCATCCAGGTCGGCAGCGGGCTGCTGCTGGCCACCGGCAAATTCCCACGCGTGGCCGCGAGCACGCTCGCCGTCAGTCTGGTGCCGACCACCGTCGCCGGTCACGCGTTCTGGGAGGAGACCGACCCGGCCAAGCGGGCGCAGCAACGCACCCAGTTCCTCAAGAACCTCAGTCTGCTCGGTGGTCTGCTGATCACTGCCGCCGACACCGAGGGCAAGCCCTCGCTGGCCTGGCGGGGCAAGAAGAAAGCCGGTGCCGCGGGTGACGCCATCGCTGCCGCACTGCCGATCGGCGCGGCCGCCGGCACGTCCACCTGGGAGTCGCTGCGCGAGCGCACCCATGAGGGTGCAGAGGTCCTCGGCGAGCGGTCGTCGGAGGCCGGCGAATACGTCAAGGAAGGTGCGCACCTGCTCTCCGAGCGATCCGCGGAGGCGGCCGCCAAGATCCGCGAACACGCTCCTGAGATCGCCGAGGCCGCGCGGGAACGCTCAGCCGACGCCGCGGCGAAGTTCCAGAAGCATGCGCCCGAGATCGCGGATGCGGCTCGGGAACGGTCGGCGGAACTCGCGGAGAAGGCCGCCGACGCGGCGAGTGTCGTGGCCGACCGGATTCGTGACCGCGCTCCCGAGGTCGCCGACGCGGCCCGCGAACGGTCCAGCGGGCTCGCCCGGTTCGCCCGCAAGCGCGGACCGGAGATCGCCGACACCGCCCGCGAACGGTCGGCCGACCTGGCCGACGCGGCTCGCGCCAAGTCGAACGAGCTCGCCGACCTGGCCCGCACGAAGGGCCCGCAGGTTGCCGAGGTCGCCCGCGGGAAGGGCGCCGAGCTGGCCGACGCCGCCCGCGAACGCTCCGCTGACGTCGCCGACTCCGCCCGGGCCCTGGCCGCGTCGGCGAGCGACACCGCTGACGAGGGCCGTCGGCGCTGGCGCAAGGCCCGCAGCTGA
- a CDS encoding HelD family protein, producing MTAVSPDADPRFDEEQAHLDRVYGRLDRMRSTTRRRLSTTLSESGGTPQARSERESYERMYTEDLAKFDAAEHNLYFGRLDLDDGEVRRIGRIGVLDDGIGEDGVRDEEAADSTLLLDWRAPLSRPFYLATPAAPEEVTRRRHIRTRSRKVRGVSDELLTGAEADFDDVGNGDVVNESALVAALNAARTGEMTDIVETIQREQDLIIRSTHRGVTVIQGGPGTGKTAVALHRAAYLLYTHRDILSRSGILIVGPNDDFLTYIGQVLPSLGESGVLLSTIGNLFPGVTAQAVDSRAAAVVKGDLRMVDVLKRAVRARQSLPSTPVTVDFDGYQVQIDSALIKNARAKARSTRRAHNLAQRPFLRAAVGELAVRHANTIGASLLDGSQLLSVDDIADIRDDMSRDPDIRAALVRYWPSLTPQDLLRDFYADPAAIRRATPGWSDAERGALGRPAGPRESSGTDFSPADVPLLDELAELIGYGTEDAERAERARWRRQLAEAQDALDILTGSAPQDIEDELDPEILMAYDLIDAEQLAARQTEVRSATTAERAYGDRTWTFGHVIVDEAQELSAMAWRMIMRRIPNRWMTIIGDTAQTSDEAGTRSWREVLQPYVANRWQLRELTVNYRTPSEIMRYATRVLGRIGDAATAPTSLRSNGIQPTSVTPDAVGQPTLEDAVVAVSRHQHTGLTAVIVPEMLYRSVSAAVAGAGLDDPPRVYTVRTAKGLEFDTTVVVEPSAIIGEADGPEQYGYSDLYVALTRATQRLLVVHAQPLPDELADMPTQPNPTPAD from the coding sequence ATGACCGCGGTCTCTCCCGACGCCGATCCCCGCTTCGACGAGGAACAGGCTCATCTCGACCGCGTCTACGGGCGTCTGGACCGCATGCGATCCACGACCCGCCGGCGCCTGTCGACCACGCTGAGCGAGTCCGGCGGCACTCCGCAGGCCCGGTCCGAGCGCGAGTCGTATGAACGGATGTACACCGAGGATCTCGCCAAATTCGATGCCGCCGAACACAATCTGTATTTCGGCCGGCTCGACCTCGACGACGGTGAAGTCCGTCGGATCGGACGGATCGGGGTCCTCGACGACGGGATCGGCGAAGACGGCGTCCGCGACGAGGAAGCAGCCGACTCGACGTTGCTGCTGGACTGGCGGGCTCCGCTGTCGCGCCCGTTCTATCTGGCCACACCGGCCGCACCGGAGGAAGTCACCCGCCGTCGTCACATCCGCACCCGCAGCCGTAAGGTCCGCGGCGTCAGCGATGAGCTGCTCACCGGCGCCGAAGCCGACTTCGACGACGTGGGCAACGGCGACGTGGTGAATGAATCCGCCCTCGTCGCCGCACTCAACGCCGCCCGCACCGGCGAGATGACCGACATCGTCGAGACGATCCAGCGTGAGCAGGACCTCATCATCCGCTCGACGCACCGGGGTGTCACCGTCATCCAGGGCGGACCGGGCACCGGCAAGACCGCCGTCGCGCTGCATCGCGCCGCCTACCTGCTCTACACGCATCGGGACATCTTGTCGCGCAGCGGAATTCTGATCGTAGGCCCTAACGACGACTTCCTGACCTACATCGGTCAGGTGCTGCCGTCGTTGGGCGAGTCCGGTGTCCTGTTGTCCACCATCGGAAATCTGTTCCCGGGGGTCACCGCGCAGGCTGTGGATTCTCGCGCGGCCGCGGTGGTCAAGGGCGATCTGCGGATGGTCGACGTACTCAAGCGTGCGGTCCGCGCCCGTCAGTCATTGCCGAGCACGCCGGTCACCGTCGACTTCGACGGCTATCAGGTGCAGATCGATTCTGCTCTGATCAAGAATGCCCGTGCGAAGGCACGCAGCACCCGCCGCGCGCACAATCTCGCCCAGCGTCCCTTCCTGCGCGCCGCCGTCGGCGAACTCGCAGTCCGTCATGCCAACACCATCGGCGCCAGCCTCCTCGACGGTTCGCAGCTGCTCAGTGTCGATGACATCGCCGACATCCGCGACGACATGAGCCGCGATCCCGACATCCGCGCAGCCCTGGTCCGCTACTGGCCGTCGCTGACCCCGCAGGATCTGTTGCGCGACTTCTACGCCGACCCCGCCGCCATCCGCCGCGCCACCCCGGGGTGGTCGGATGCGGAGCGTGGCGCTCTCGGCCGGCCCGCCGGGCCACGTGAGTCGTCGGGGACGGACTTCTCCCCTGCCGACGTCCCGTTGCTCGACGAGCTGGCCGAACTCATCGGCTACGGCACCGAGGACGCCGAACGTGCCGAACGAGCACGCTGGCGGCGTCAGCTCGCCGAGGCCCAGGACGCCCTCGACATCCTGACCGGCTCCGCGCCGCAGGACATCGAGGACGAACTCGACCCCGAGATCCTGATGGCGTACGACCTCATCGACGCCGAGCAACTCGCCGCCCGCCAGACCGAGGTCCGCAGCGCCACCACCGCCGAACGCGCCTACGGCGACCGGACCTGGACGTTCGGTCATGTGATCGTCGACGAAGCACAGGAACTCTCCGCGATGGCCTGGCGGATGATCATGCGCCGCATACCGAATCGTTGGATGACCATCATCGGCGACACCGCGCAGACCAGTGACGAGGCGGGCACGCGGTCGTGGCGCGAGGTGCTGCAACCGTACGTCGCCAACCGCTGGCAGTTGCGCGAACTGACCGTCAACTACCGCACCCCCAGCGAGATCATGCGCTACGCCACGCGTGTACTGGGCCGCATCGGCGACGCCGCTACAGCACCGACATCCTTGCGCAGCAACGGAATCCAGCCCACCTCGGTCACTCCCGATGCTGTCGGTCAGCCGACCCTGGAGGATGCGGTGGTCGCGGTCTCGCGCCACCAGCACACCGGTCTCACCGCCGTCATCGTGCCCGAGATGCTGTACCGGTCGGTGTCCGCAGCGGTCGCCGGCGCCGGACTCGACGACCCGCCGCGCGTCTACACCGTCCGCACCGCCAAGGGCCTGGAGTTCGACACGACGGTCGTCGTCGAACCGTCCGCGATCATCGGCGAGGCCGATGGGCCGGAACAGTACGGCTACAGCGATCTCTATGTGGCCCTCACCCGCGCGACCCAGCGCCTGCTGGTGGTGCACGCCCAACCGCTGCCCGACGAACTCGCCGATATGCCCACGCAGCCCAACCCCACACCCGCCGACTGA
- a CDS encoding isochorismatase family protein: MNDALEAYRDSGFAGDLGPGRRPAVLVVDLVRAYLDDASPLRAPVEDAVAACGRVVAAARDSAVPVVFTRVVYLPGGADGGLFMRKIPALKVFEEGSALGDFVDEPRPEPGEVIVTKQYASAFFGTTLAATLTAAGIDTLYICGLSTSGCIRATATDALQHGFRPLVIDEACGEREPAIHRANLLDLQAKYADVLSVDEALAALSAG, from the coding sequence GTGAACGACGCCCTCGAGGCCTACCGGGATTCGGGGTTCGCCGGTGACCTCGGTCCCGGTCGCCGGCCGGCGGTGCTCGTCGTCGATCTGGTACGCGCGTACCTTGACGACGCGTCGCCGCTGCGCGCGCCGGTCGAAGATGCGGTTGCGGCCTGCGGGCGAGTGGTCGCGGCCGCACGCGACAGCGCGGTACCGGTGGTGTTCACCCGGGTCGTTTACCTCCCCGGCGGGGCCGACGGTGGACTGTTCATGCGAAAGATTCCGGCACTCAAGGTGTTCGAGGAGGGATCGGCGCTCGGCGACTTCGTCGACGAGCCACGTCCCGAACCCGGCGAGGTGATCGTGACCAAGCAGTACGCCAGTGCCTTCTTCGGGACGACGCTGGCCGCCACACTCACTGCCGCGGGCATCGACACGCTCTACATCTGCGGATTGAGCACCAGCGGATGCATCCGGGCGACGGCGACCGACGCCCTGCAACACGGATTCCGGCCGCTCGTCATCGATGAGGCCTGTGGCGAGCGGGAACCTGCCATTCATCGGGCCAATCTCCTTGACCTACAGGCCAAATACGCCGATGTGCTGAGCGTGGACGAGGCGCTGGCCGCACTTTCTGCAGGCTAG
- a CDS encoding hydantoinase B/oxoprolinase family protein, translating to MATIIETSTTPATKVPVDPVTLDIIENALRNARYEMDEVLFRTALSPGIREQHDEFPLIADPSGKMVVGQFGLSVPDFLDNFDGTVGEGDILLTSDPYACGAAISHANDWLIVLPIFHEGRVVGWASMFGHMSDVGGKTPSSMPTDARTIFEEGVVIPPFKLYSGGELNETALDIILNQVRMPDWNRADLNGLVAACTTAARRIGELCDRFGADVYLSALDALLDRNYQAMKVLLSMLFVDGETIEFSDYICDDGCGYGPYELTIKLTRTGEKVHLDFSEAAPQAVGPVNYFINENLVRMFFGIYVITVADPQILWNDGFYPLIDVTIPEDSFWKPRYPAALNGRNHGIGRVFDLFGGLLGKNNPEILNAAGFSSSPHFMYSGHYDGGPRDGEWFQLYSIGFGGIPGRPMGDGPDGHSLWPSFVNIPCEYLESYYPLRVERWETIRDTGGAGLHRGGNGVDVAYHFEEPGTIAIHDDRWLTYPWGVNGGKPGARGRKWIVRASGEVEVLPSKIHDVPVGRGDVLHFVTWGGGGWGDPLERDPELVALEVRRKLVSAAGARDGYGVVCAEDGTVDVAATDALRTEIRSGRGELPVFDKGPEIAEILANCEAETGLQPPRPPVNVRKAVGA from the coding sequence ATGGCAACCATCATCGAGACCTCGACCACCCCCGCCACCAAGGTGCCGGTCGATCCGGTCACCCTCGACATCATCGAAAACGCCTTGCGCAACGCCCGTTACGAGATGGATGAGGTGCTGTTCCGGACAGCGCTCTCACCGGGCATCCGCGAACAACACGACGAGTTCCCGCTCATCGCCGACCCGAGTGGCAAGATGGTGGTCGGCCAGTTCGGGCTGTCGGTTCCGGATTTCCTCGACAACTTCGACGGCACCGTCGGCGAGGGTGACATCCTGCTAACGTCGGATCCCTATGCGTGTGGTGCCGCGATCAGCCACGCCAACGACTGGCTCATCGTGCTGCCGATCTTCCACGAGGGTCGAGTCGTCGGCTGGGCGTCGATGTTCGGTCACATGTCCGACGTCGGTGGCAAGACCCCGTCGTCGATGCCGACCGACGCGCGCACGATCTTCGAAGAGGGCGTGGTGATCCCGCCGTTCAAGCTCTACAGCGGCGGGGAGCTCAACGAGACCGCGCTCGACATCATCCTCAACCAGGTGCGGATGCCGGACTGGAATCGCGCCGACCTCAACGGGCTCGTCGCCGCGTGTACCACCGCGGCGCGCCGCATCGGTGAACTGTGCGACCGCTTCGGTGCGGACGTGTACCTCTCGGCGCTCGACGCGCTGCTCGACCGCAACTACCAGGCGATGAAAGTCCTGTTGTCGATGTTGTTCGTCGACGGTGAGACCATCGAGTTCAGCGACTACATTTGCGACGACGGATGTGGTTACGGCCCTTACGAACTCACCATCAAGCTGACCCGCACCGGGGAGAAGGTCCACCTCGACTTCTCCGAGGCGGCGCCGCAGGCCGTCGGCCCGGTGAACTACTTCATCAACGAGAACCTGGTCCGCATGTTCTTCGGGATCTACGTGATCACCGTCGCCGACCCCCAGATCCTCTGGAACGACGGCTTTTACCCGCTGATCGACGTGACCATTCCCGAGGACTCATTCTGGAAACCCCGGTATCCGGCCGCGCTCAACGGTCGCAATCACGGGATCGGCCGCGTCTTTGATCTGTTCGGTGGTCTGCTCGGCAAGAACAACCCGGAGATCCTCAACGCGGCCGGCTTCTCGTCGTCGCCGCACTTCATGTACTCGGGACACTACGACGGCGGTCCTCGCGACGGAGAGTGGTTCCAGCTGTACTCGATCGGCTTCGGTGGCATCCCGGGCCGTCCGATGGGCGACGGGCCGGACGGCCACTCGCTCTGGCCGTCGTTCGTGAACATCCCGTGCGAATACCTCGAGTCGTATTATCCGTTGCGGGTGGAACGGTGGGAGACCATCCGCGACACCGGCGGGGCAGGCCTGCACCGCGGCGGGAACGGTGTGGACGTCGCGTACCACTTCGAGGAGCCCGGCACCATCGCCATCCACGACGATCGGTGGCTCACCTACCCATGGGGTGTGAACGGTGGCAAACCCGGTGCGCGGGGCCGCAAGTGGATCGTGCGAGCATCGGGCGAGGTGGAAGTATTGCCCAGCAAGATTCACGATGTCCCGGTCGGTCGCGGTGATGTCCTGCACTTCGTCACCTGGGGTGGCGGCGGATGGGGTGATCCGCTCGAGCGGGACCCGGAACTGGTGGCGCTGGAAGTACGGCGCAAGCTGGTCAGCGCGGCGGGCGCCCGCGACGGATACGGCGTCGTCTGTGCTGAGGACGGCACCGTCGACGTGGCGGCCACCGACGCGCTGCGGACCGAGATACGCTCGGGCCGTGGGGAACTCCCGGTCTTCGACAAGGGGCCCGAGATCGCCGAGATCCTGGCGAACTGCGAGGCGGAGACCGGGTTGCAGCCGCCGCGGCCGCCGGTCAACGTGCGCAAGGCAGTTGGGGCGTGA